Proteins encoded within one genomic window of Zavarzinella sp.:
- a CDS encoding transposase, whose protein sequence is MRAMLTPKIWAIFRPLVERAKRSAAGAKPKLTDLMFFEALLFLIRTGLPWRDLPSRFGDWNAVYQRFKRWRENNVFQRLFEDMPKDTPLENIKRIFIDSSVVRAHQHAAGTAKNW, encoded by the coding sequence ATGAGAGCAATGCTTACACCCAAAATTTGGGCAATTTTTAGGCCATTGGTCGAACGAGCCAAGAGATCCGCTGCTGGTGCAAAGCCAAAACTTACTGATCTTATGTTCTTTGAGGCACTGTTATTTCTTATCAGAACTGGGCTTCCTTGGAGAGATTTACCTTCAAGATTTGGCGACTGGAATGCAGTTTATCAGCGGTTCAAACGTTGGCGTGAAAACAATGTTTTTCAGCGACTTTTTGAGGACATGCCGAAAGATACACCACTGGAAAACATCAAACGAATATTCATCGATAGCTCAGTAGTTCGAGCACATCAACATGCTGCTGGCACGGCAAAAAACTGGTGA
- a CDS encoding IS5 family transposase yields MLLARQKTGDDDDQDLGRSRGGLSTKIHVACLDENTLIAVEVTPGQSGDAPEFDNLFDESIIQVPDIEEVVADKAYDSDSIRSKVIEEGDIPVHIPNKSNAKEEWPIDEEAYKSRNKIERFFNKLKQFRRIATRYDKLSDCFLSFIHLAATFIKCRSFINRT; encoded by the coding sequence ATGCTGCTGGCACGGCAAAAAACTGGTGATGACGATGATCAGGATCTTGGGAGAAGTAGAGGGGGATTGAGTACGAAGATTCACGTTGCATGTCTTGACGAAAACACGTTAATCGCAGTGGAAGTAACTCCTGGACAATCTGGAGATGCACCTGAATTCGACAATCTGTTTGATGAAAGCATCATACAAGTTCCTGATATTGAGGAAGTTGTTGCAGATAAAGCTTATGATAGCGATAGTATCCGATCAAAAGTGATCGAAGAAGGGGATATTCCAGTACATATCCCAAACAAATCAAATGCGAAGGAAGAATGGCCAATCGACGAAGAAGCTTACAAAAGCCGGAACAAAATAGAAAGATTCTTTAATAAATTGAAGCAATTTCGAAGAATTGCAACTCGATACGACAAACTGTCAGACTGCTTTCTGAGCTTCATTCATCTGGCTGCTACGTTCATCAAATGCCGTTCATTCATCAACAGAACCTAG